Within Protaetiibacter intestinalis, the genomic segment GACACCGGGAGCTGCACGACCTCGACCGACTCGAACACCCCGAGCTCGCGGGCGAGCTCGGCCACGCGCTCGGCGCTCGCGTGCACGTGGGCGAAGTCGAAGCCGTCCCAGGCGACCGACGGGATGCGCACGAGACCCGAGAGTTCGGCGAGCGCGGTCGGGAGTCCCGCCGCCACCGCCTCCCGGAACTCGTCCACCCGGGGGGTGGAGGCGGACACGGACGACGGGTCGGACTCAGCCATGTGGGCTATCTTAAGCTGACCGACCAGCGAGGATCCCGTGCCGAAGAACACCCCCACCGACCCGACCGCCGACGCCCCGGAGAACCCGGAGAGCGCGCCGTCCGCCGGCAAGGGGCACGCCACCCCCACCCGCAAGGAGCAGGAGGCGGCCCGCAAGCGCCCGCTCGTGCCCGAGGACCGCAAGGCGGCGTCCCGCGAGTCGAAGGCGAAGCTCGCCGAACAGCGCGAACGGGCCCGGGTCGGCATGGCCAACGGCGAGGAGAAGTTCCTCCCCATCCGCGACAAGGGACCGCAGAAGAAGTACGTGCGCGACTACGTCGACGCGCGCTGGAGCGCGGGCGAGCTGCTGCTGCCGCTCATGTTCCTCGTGATCCTCACCTACTTCGTGCCCTACGTCGAGGTGGCCTACTACGCGCTCATCGCGGTGTGGGTGTTCATCATCCTCGTGGCGGTCGACTGCCTCGTCATGTGCGCCCAGCTGCAGAAGAAGCTGACCGCCAAGTTCGGCGAGGGCAAGGTGGAGAAGTTCCGCTGGTACGCGACGATGCGCGCCGTCCAGCTGCGCGCCCTGCGCCTCCCGAAGCCCCAGGTCAAGCGCGGCAAGTTCCCCGCGTAGGCCTACAGCCCGCGGTTGACGGCGCGGGCCCAGAAGGGGCCCTCGTAGAGGAACGCCGTGTAGCCCTGCACGAGGGTTGCCCCCGCGTCGAGGCGCTCCCGCACCTCGGCGGCCGTCGTCACGCCGCCCACCGAGATGAGGCACAGCTCGGGGCCGACGGTCTCGCGCAGCAGGCGCAGCATCGCGAGCGAGCGGGCGGCGAGCGGGGCGCCCGAGAGGCCGCCCTCCCCCGCCGCGGCGACGACCGCGGCATCCGTCGTGAGCCCCTCGCGCGACAGGGTCGTGTTGGTCGCGACGATGCCGGCGAGCCGGATGCGCTGCACGAGCTCCGCGATCCGCAGCGCCTGGTCGTCGGTGAGGTCCGGGGCGATCTTCACGAGCACCGGCACCTCCCCGGCGGCGTCGCGCACGGCGGTGAGCAGCGGCTCGAGCTTGTCGAGCTCCTGCAGACCGCGCAGCCCGGGCGTGTTCGGGGAGGAGACGTTGACGACGAGGTAGTCGGCGTGCGGCGCGAGCAGCCGCGTGCTCACGAGGTAGTCCTCGATCGCCTCCTCGACCGGCACGACCTTCGTCTTGCCGATGTTGACGCCGATCACGGGACGGATGCGCGCCCGCCGCGCGCGGGCGATGCGCGGCGCCGCCGCCACCGCACCCGCGTTGTTGAAGCCCATGCGGTTGACGACCGCGCGATCCGGGATCAGCCGGAACAGGCGCGGCTTCGGGTTGCCCGGCTGCGGCCTCGCGGTGATCGTCCCCACCTCGACGTGCCCGAAGCCGAGCGCGCCGAGCCCCGCGATCCCGAGCGCCTCCTTGTCGAAACCGGCGGCCAGGCCGAACGGCGAGGGGAAGAGGAGCCCGAGCGTACGCACCTCGTGCGCGGCCGCGGGGCGGGTGAGGGCGCGCGTGAGCGGGCGCAGCAGCGGCCAGCCGAGGATGCGGATGACGACGAACGCGAGATGGTGGGCGGTCTCGGGGTCGAAACGCGACAGGACGAGCCGGAACAGGAGACGGTACATGCCGCCCCCAGGCTAGCGCCTCAGGAGTCGTCGCCCGTCGCGACGGCGGGCTCGTGCGCGGCCGCGTGCTCCACCCGGAGCAGGGTGATCGCCGACTCGAAGTCCTCGAGCGAGTCGAAGCCCTGGTAGACGCTCGCGAACCGCAGGTAGGCGACCTCGTCGAGCTCGCGCAGCGGCGGCAGGATGGCGAGGCCGATGTCGTTCGCGTCGATCTGGGCCACGCCCGTCGCGCGGATCGTCTCCTCCACGCGCTGGGCGAGCAGCGCGAGATCCGCGTCGCTCACCGGGCGGCCCTGGCACGCCTTCCGCACGCCCGAGACGATCTTCTCGCGGCTGAACGGCTCCACGATGCCGGAGCGCTTGATGACGTTGAGGCTCGCCGTCTCGGTCGTCGAGAAGCGCCGGCCGCACTCGGGGCACTGGCGGCGTCGGCGGATCGACAACCCGTCATCGCTCGTCCGCGAGTCGATGACCCGGCTGTCGGGGTGACGGCAGAAGGGGCAGAACATCCCCCTCAGAGTAGCCGCTCGGCCCGCGCCTCACTCGAAACGCGCGACCACCGCGTCGCCGTGCGCGGGCAGCTCCTCGGCGTCCGAGAAGGCGCGGATGCGGTCAGCCACCTCGCGCAGCGCCTCGCGCTCGTACCGCACCACCTGCTGCGGACGCAGGAACGTCGCCGCCCCGAGCCCCGAGGAGAACCGCGCCTGCCCGCCCGTCGGCAGCACGTGGTTGGAGCCCGCGAGGTAGTCGCCGAGGCTCACGGGCGAGAACGGGCCGACGAAGATCGCGCCGGCGTCCGTGATGTCGGCGAGCACGGCATCCGGGTCGGCCGTCTGCAGCTCGAGGTGCTCGGGGCCGTAGAGGTTGCTGAACTCGGCGGCGGCGGCCAGGTCGTCCACCAGCACGAGCGCCGACTGGGGCGCGTCGAGCGCCGCGCCGGCACGGTCGCGGTGGGTGGTCGCCGCGAGCTGACGTTCGAGCTCCGCCACGACCGCCTCCGCGAGCTGCGGGGCGTCGGTCACCAGGATGGCGGCCGCGAGCTCGTCGTGCTCGGCCTGGCTCAGCAGGTCGGCCGCCACGAGCGCCGGGTCGGCGGTGCCGTCGGCGATCACCAGGATCTCGGTCGGCCCGGCCTCCGCGTCGATGCCGACCACGCCGCGCACGAGACGCTTCGCGGCGGCCACGAAGACGTTGCCCGGACCGGTGACCATGTCGACCGCCTCGAGCCCCGCATCCGGCACCCCGTAGGCGAACGCGCCGATCGCACCCGCGCCGCCCATCGCGAACACGTCGTCGACGCCCAGCAGGCCCGCCGCGGCGAGGATCGTCGGGTGCACCGAGCCGCCGAACTGCGCCTGCGGCGGCGAGGCCAGCACGACCGATGCGACCCCCGCGACCTGCGCGGGCACGACGTTCATGACGACGCTCGAGGGGTAGACGGCCTTCCCGCCCGGAACGTAGAAACCGGCCCGGCGCACCGGCTGCCAGCGCTGCTCGACCCGGGCGCCCGGGCCCAGCTCCGTCACCGCGGGCGCCGGCACCTGCGCGGCCGAGGCACGGCGCACCCGCACGATCGCCTCCTCGAGGGCCGCCCGCACCGCGGGGTCGAGCGCCTCGACGGCCGCCGCGATCTCGTCGGCCCCCACCCGCAGCCGCGCGGGCCGCACCCGGTCGAAGCGCTCCGACTGGTCCAGCAGCGCCGCCGAGCCGCGCTCGCGCACCTCCTCGATGAGGGCGTGCGCCGCCTCCGAGGCGACCGCCACGTCGACGCGGGCGCGCGGGATGAGGGCGCCGAGCTCGGCGCGCGTCGGACGGGTGCCCCGGAGGTCGAGAGTCTGGATCATCGCGAGACAATGCTAGAGGGCGCGGAATGGCCGCTCCCCCCGAGCAGTTGGACCCGGTGATGGAAGACAGCAGCAGCACCCCGCACGAGCCGCGCATCGTCGACGACCTCTCCGCCTTCAAGCTCGCGTTCCGGCGCCTCGCCGCCGGCGTCTCCGTCGTCACCGCGCGCGACCCCGACGGCCGCCCGGTCGGCTTCACCGCCACCTCGCTCGCCTCCCTCGCCGCCGTGCCGCCGCTCGCCACCTTCAACATGGCGCGCGTGTCGAGCGCGTGGCGCGCCATCGAGCAGACCGACCACGTCATCATCCACATCCTCGGCGCCCGCAACGCCGGCGTCGCCGCCCACATGGCGGCGGACCACGACCGCCGCTTCGACGGCGACCACTGGTCCCCCGGCCCCCTGGGCCTCCCCCTCCTCGACGACGTGCCCGCCTGGATGCTCGGCCGCATCGTCGGCCGCTACCCCGTGCACGACAACGCCGTCATCGTCGCCCAGATCGAGGACGGCGGCCTCGGCGCCCCCGACGAGGCCCTCCTCTACCACGAGCGCACCTTCCTCCGCCCCGGCGACCCCGCCTGACGTCGAGCGAAGGGGCCCGGATCTCGTCTCCGAGTCGCTGGCACCGGGTCTGGCGGGAGCGCGTCGGCGCGCAGCGACGACACGCGAGGGAATGCGACTCGGAGACGAGATCCGGGCCCCTGAGCGGGGGAACGTGACTGAGAGGCGTCAGACGACGCAGTTCGGGCCGAGCAAGCTCTTGAGCTCGCCGTAGAGGTCGGCGGTGACGGCGACCGGGTAGGGGATCTCGAAGAGGCGGGCGGAGTCGCCGCGCACGAGGCGCAGGCGCACCTCGGAGTCGCCGTGGTGGCGGATGAGCACGTCGGAGAGGGCGGAGACGACGTCGGTCGTGGCGCGGTTCTCGGCGACCTGGATGACGAGGGGGCCGGAGCCGAGGCTCGCGCCCGTGTCGGGGACGAACATGCTCGCCGCGTGCAGGGAGACGCCGTCGTCGCGCTGGCTGACGCGGGCCCGGATCACCACCACCTGGTCGGCCTGCAGTCCCGGCGAGAACTCCTGGTAGGTCTTGCCGAGGAACATGACGGAGACCTCGCCGCCGAAGTCCTCGACGGTGACGACGCCGTAGGGGTTGCCGGAGTTGCGGGCGGTGCGGTGCTGCACGCTCGTGAGCAGACCCGCGACGGTGACGGTCTCGCCGTCCTGGATGGTCTCGGAGGCGTGCAGTTCGGCGATGCCGATGCTGGCGTGCTTGGCGAGCAGCACCTGCAGGCCGTCGAGGGGGTGCTCGGAGACGTAGAGGCCGAGCATCTCGCGCTCGAAGGCGAGCTTGTCCTTCTTCGACCACTCGGGGCGTTCGGGCACGTGGTCGACGGCGGCGGGTTCGTCCCACAGCGAGTCGAAGTCGAACCCGACCTGGCCGTTGGCCTCGTTGCGCTTGACGGAGACGGCGGATTCGACGGACTCCTCGTGGATCTCGATGAGGGCCCGGCGGGTGGCGCCGAGCGAGTCGAAGGCCCCCGCCTTGATGAGGGATTCGATGGTGCGCTTGTTGAGGGCGGTGAGCGGCACCTTGCGCAGGAAGTCGTGGAAGGAGGTGAACGCCCCCTTCTCCTCGCGGGCGGCGCGGATCTGGTCGACGACGCCGAAGCCGACGTTGCGCACCGCGCCGAGGCCGAAGCGGATGTCCTCGCCGACGGCGGCGAAGTAGCCGATGGACTCGTTGACGTCGGGCGGCAGCACGTGGATGCCCATGCGCCGGCACTCGTTGAGGTAGATGGCGAGCTTGTCGCGGGCGTCGCCGACGCTCGTGAGCAGGGCCGCCATGTACTCGGCCGGGTAGTGCGACTTGAGGTAGGCGGTCCAGTAGCTGAGCACGCCGTAGGCCGCCGAGTGCGCCTTGTTGAAGGCGTAGTCGGAGAACGGCAGCAGGATGTCCCACAGCGCCTTCACGGCGGTGTCGGAGAAGCCGCGCTCCTTCATGCCGCCCGAGAAGCCCTCGTACTGCTTGTCGAGTTCGGACTTCTTCTTCTTGCCCATCGCGCGGCGCAGGATGTCGGCCTGGCCGAGCGAGAAGCCCGCCACCCGCTGGGCGATGGCCATCACCTGCTCCTGGTAGACGATGAGGCCGTAGGTGGTCTCGAGGATGTCGCGCAGCGGCTCCTCGAGCTCGGGGTGGATGGGGACGATCTTCTGCTGCCCGTTCTTGCGCAGCGCGTAGTCGGTGTGCGCGTCGGCGCCCATCGGGCCGGGGCGGTACAGCGCGAGGACGGCCGAGATGTCTTCGAAGTTGTCGGGCTTCATGAGCCGCAGCAGGCCGCGCATGGGGCCGCCGTCGAGCTGGAACACGCCGAGCGTGTCGCCGCGGGCGAGCAGTTCGTAGGCGGCGGGGTCGTCGAGCTCGAGGTCTTCGAGCACGGGCCGGAAGCCGCGGTTGGCCTCGATGTTGTCGAGGGCGTCGTCGATGATGGTGAGGTTGCGCAGCCCCAGGAAGTCCATCTTGATGAGGCCGAGCGCCTCGGCGGCCGGATAGTCGAACTGCGTGACGATCTGGCCGTCCTGCTCCCGCTTCATGATCGGGATGATGTCGATGAGCGGTTCGCTCGACATGATGACGCCGGCGGCGTGCACGCCCCACTGGCGCTTGAGCCCTTCGAGGCCGCGCGCCGTCTCGAAGACGGTGCGCGCCTCCGCGTCGGTGTCGAGCAGGGTGCGGAAGTCGCCCGCCTCCTTGTAGCGCGGGTGGGCGGGGTCGACGATGCCGCCGAGCGGGATGTCCTTGCCCATGATGGCGGGCGGCATCGCCTTGGTGAGCTTCTCGCCCATCGAGAAGGGGAAGCCGAGCACGCGGCCGGAGTCCTTGAGCGCCTGCTTGGCCTTGATGGTGCCGTAGGTCACGATCTGGGCGACGCGTTCCTCGCCGTACTTCTCGGTGACGTACTTGATGACCTCGCCGCGGCGACGTTCGTCGAAGTCCACGTCGAAGTCGGGCATCGAGACGCGGTCGGGGTTGAGGAACCGCTCGAAGATGAGGCCGTGCTGCAGCGGGTCGAGGTCGGTGATCTTCATCGCGTACGCGGCCATCGAGCCGGCACCCGAGCCGCGGCCCGGTCCCACGCGGATGCCGTGGTCCTTGGACCAGTTGATGAAGTCGGCGACGACGAGGAAGTAGCCGGGGAAGCCCATCTGGGTGATGACGCCCGTCTCGTATTCGGCCTGCTGCCGCACCTCCTCCGGGATGCCGTTCGGGTAGCGCTCGTGGAGGCCCTTCTCGACCTCCTTCACGAACCAGCTCTCCTCGGTCTCGCCCGCGGGCACCGGGTAGCGCGGCATGTAGTTGGCGCTCGTGTTGAACTCCACCTCGCAGCGCTCGGCGATCAGCAGCGTGTTGTCGCACGCGTCGGGGTGGTCGCGGAACAGCTGGCGCATCTGCGCCGGGGTCTTGAGGTAGAACTCCTGCGCGTCGAACTTGAAGCGGTTCGGGTCGGCCATGGTGGAGCCCGACTGCACGCACAGCAGGATCTCGTGCGCCGAGGAGTCGTGCGCGTGCGTGTAGTGCAGGTCGTTGGTGGCGACGAGCGGCAGGTCGAGGTCTTTCGAGAGCCGGATGAGGTCGGCCATGACGCGACGCTCGATGCCGAGCCCGTGGTCCATGAGCTCGACGAAGAAGTTCTCCTTGCCGAAGATGTCGCGGAACTCGGCCGCGGCCTCCCGGGCGGCCTCGTACTGGCCGAGCCGGAGGCGGGTCTGCACCTCGCCGGAGGGGCAGCCGGTGGTGGCGATGATGCCCTTCGCGTACCGCTGCAGCAGTTCGCGGTCCATGCGCGGCTTGAAGTAGTAGCCCTCGATGGAGGCGAGGCTGGAGAGCCGGAACAGGTTGTGCATTCCCGCGGTGTTCTCTGCCCACATCGTCATGTGGGTGTAGGCGCCGGAGCCGGAGACGTCGTCCTCTCCCCCGTTGCCCCAGCGCACGCGCGTCTTGTCGGTGCGGTGGGTGCCGGGCGTGAGGTACGCCTCGGTGCCGATGATGGGCTTGACGCCCGCGGCGGTCGCCTGCGACCAGAAGTCGAAGGCGCCGAAGTTGTTGCCGTGGTCGGTGACGGCGATCGCCGGCATGCCCTGCTCGGCGACGGCCTTCATGAGGTCGCCGACGCGGGCGGCCCCGTCGAGCATGCTGTATTCGCTGTGCACGTGCAGGTGCACGAAGGAATCGCTGCTCGTCACACGGTCTCCGTCGGGGCTCGGTACTCCAGACTAATCGTCGCGGAGGACGTCGAGGGCGCGCTGCAGGTCGTCGGGGTAGCGTGTCTCGAACTCGACGTACTCCCCGGTCGCCGGATGCCGGAATCCGAGCTTGACGGCGTGCAGCCACTGCCGGGTGAGGCCGAGCCGGGCGGCGAGCGTGGGGTCGGCGCCGTACAGGATGTCGCCCACGCAGGGGTGTCGCTGCGCCGACATGTGCACGCGGATCTGGTGGGTGCGGCCGGTCTCGAGGTGGATCTCGAGCAGGGTGGCGGCGCGCATCGCCTCGAGCGTGTCGTAGTGGGTGACGGCGTGCTTGCCGTCGGCGGTGACCGCGAACTTCCAGCTGGAGCCCGGATGCCGCCCGACGGGCGCGTCGATCGTGCCCGAGAACGGATCGGGGTGGCCCTGCACGACGGCGTGGTAGATCTTGTCGACGTCGCGGTCGTGGAAGGCGCGCTTGAGCTCGGTGTAGGCCCGCTCGCTCTTGGCGACGACCATGAGGCCGCTCGTGCCGACGTCGAGGCGGTGCACGATGCCCTGCCGCTCGGCCGAACCGGAGGTCGAGATCCGGTAGCCGGCGCCCGCGAGGGCGCCGAGCACCGTGGGACCGTCCCAGCCGCTCGCGGGATGCGCGGCGACCCCGACCGGTTTGTCGATCACGACGATGTCGTCGTCGTCGTGCACGACGGCGAAGCCCGGGACGAGCTGCGGCACGACCGTGGGCTCGAGCTTCGGCGCCCACTCGACCTCGAGCCAGCCGGGGCGAATGCGGTCGGACTTCGCGAGCACCGTCCCGTCGAGCGTCGCCCCGCCCGCCTCCACGACCTCCGCCGCGAAGGTGCGCGAGAATCCCAGCAGGCGCGCGACGGCGGCATCCGCCCGGTCCCCGACGAGGCCGTCGGGCACGGGCATTCCGCGTCGCTCCATGTCAGTCCCCGGAGCGCACGCCGTCGAGTCCCACCCCGCGCACCGTGAGGAGCACGAACAGCCCCATCCCGGTGACGATGGCGATGTCGGCGACATTGAAGATCGCCGGGAAGCCCCACAGCTGCAGGAAGTCGATGACGTGGCCGGTGCCGAAACCGGGCTCGCGGAACAGGCGGTCGGTGACGTTGCCGAGGGCGCCGCCGAGCAGCAGCCCGAACATCCACGCCCACGCGACCGACTTGATGCGCCGCGCGAAGACGATGATGAGGATCACGACGACGACCGCGACGATCGAGAGCACCCAGGTGAAGCCGCTGCCGAGCGAGAAGGCCGCCCCGGAGTTCTTGACGAAGTGCAGTTGCAGCACCTCGCCGAGCACGGGCACCACCTGACCGAGCTCGAGGTTGGTCACCACGAGGTACTTGGCGAACTGGTCGAGGGCGAGGATGCCGAGCGCGACGACGCCGAGCAGCACGAGGGCGCGCACGCTGACGCGTGCACGCCCTGTGTCGTCCGACGTGCCCTGCGGCTCAGTTGCCGCCAAGGCCGGGGTACTCGTTGAGACGCTGCGAGTAGGCGGGGTAGTCGGGCTGCTCGGAGCTCTGCTCGGGCTGCGGTGCGTCGCTGCCGAGCTGCGGCGCGGGGAAGCCCGCGTAGGCCGGCGGCGTGGAGGCCGAGGCCGGCTGCGGCGCCGGGGCCTGGCTCAGGTCGCCGCCGAACGGCGCCTGGTACTCCGGGGTCGGGAACTCGGCGGCCTGGTACTCCGGGGCCTGGTACTCCGGCACCTGATATTCGGGCGCCTGGTACTCCGGGGCCGGGAACTCGGCGACCGGCGCGGGCTCGACCGTGCCGAAGTCGGGCGCGGGCGCCGCCTCGACCGGGGCGCCGTAGGCCGGCGCGGGGGCCGGCTGCTCGCCGTAGACCGGGGTCGCGGAGGTGATGGCCTGCTGGGCGGGCGCCTCGGCGGCCGCGATCGGCGCCGCCGACTCGAGCTCGCGCAGCTGGCCCTCGATGTAGCCCTTGAGCTTCTCGCGGTACTCGGCCTCGAAGACGCGCAGCTCCTCGACGCGGTGCTCGAGGCCCGCCTTCTCCTGCTCGAGGGTCTCGATCGCGGTGCGCTGCTGCGTCTCGGCGTCCGAGACGAGGCGCGCGGCGGTCGCGTGGCCCTCGGCGATGAGCTGGTCGCGCTTCTCCATGCCCTCGCGCACGTGCTCCTCGTGGAGGCGGCGGGCGAGCTGGAGCAGGTTGTTGGTGTTGCTCTGGTCCATCGACCCGTCCTGGCCCGCGGGGAACTCGGGGGCGGCCTGCGGCGCGGGCACCGGTGCGGGAGGTGCCGAGACGGGGGCCGGGGCGACGACGGGTGCGGGGGCGGCGGCGACGGGAGCCGGCGCGGCCGGGGCCGGCGCGACGGGCGCCTGGCTCGCGGAGCGCTGCAGCTCGCTGATGCGGCCGTCGGCGGCGACGAGCCGCTGGCGCAGCTCCTCGTTCTCCTGATTCAGGCGGCGCAGCTCGACGACCACCTCGTCGAGGAAGTCGTCCACCTCGTCCTGGTCGTATCCCTCACGGAACTTCGTGGGGTTGAACCGCTTGTTGACGACATCTTCCGGCGTCAGAGCCATGACCGCACCTCGCTTGCTTTCCATCCGGTTGTCACTCGAATCCCACAACCGTAGCAAGGTTCAGCCAGGAGTCGAAGGTGACTGGGTCTCCAGATTACAGCCGCGCGGCGTCCCGCCCTCTGCCCCCCGTTCGGTTGCCAGTGGGGCGGGTGTGACGGGTGTTACTTGTCGAAGAACCCGGCGTCGACGTCGGACTCCGCCTCGGCCTGGTCGCCGCTCACCGCGACGTGCTCGGGCGAGAGCAGGAAGACCTTGCTGGTGACGCGCTCGATCTTGCCGTAGAGACCCATCGAGAGGCCGCTCGCGAAGTCGATGAGACGGCGCGCCTCGGGCTCGCTCATCTGCGAGAGGTTGATGATGACCGGCACGCCCTCGCGGAAGCTCTCGGCGATCGTCTGCGCGTCGCGGTAGTGGCGCGGGTGCACGGTGAGGATCTCGTTCATGCCGGCGGGCGCGGGACGCGGCGCGGCGGCGCGGCGCAGGGGCGTCACGGGGGCCGGGCGCGAGGTCGCGGGCTGCGCGGCGGGCGCGGATGCGGATACCGGGGCGGCCGACTGCTCGGCGGCCTCGTCGTAGTCCTCGTCGGCCAGGCCGAGGTAGACCATCGTCTTGCGCAGCGGGTTCGCCATGTCGTCCTCCGGATCGTGCGTTCACCCCGAGATTAACCGGGGATCGGTCGCTTTCCCGTGATTGCCGTGCCGATCCGCAGGTGTGTCGCGCCCTCGAGGATGGCCTCCGCGTAGTCGCCCGACATGCCCGCCGAGATGCGGTCCGCACCGGGCGAGAGGGCGCGGATGCGCTCCGAGACCTCGCGGAGCCGGGCGAAGGCCGGACGGGCCTCCTGCCCGAGCGGCGCGACGGCCATCACGCCCGCGAGCCGCAGCCCCGGAGTGGCGAGCACGCGCTCGGCGAGTCGCTCCGCGTCGGCGGGGTCGGCGCCGCCGCGGCCGGGTTCGCCCGAGAGGTCGATCTCGAGGAAACCGTCGAGCGGCGGGGCGTCGGGCGCGGCGAGGGCGTCGACGAGCGAGTCGCGGTCGAGCGAGTGCACGGCGGCCGCGTAGCCGCGCACGGCGCGGGCCTTGTTGCTCTGCAGCTGGCCGACGAAGTGCCAGCGCAGTCCCAGCTCGGATGTCTCGGCGGCCTTCGCCTGCGCCTCCTGGTGCCGGTTCTCGCCGACGTCGCGCACGCCGAGGGCGGCGAGCTCGCGCACGAGGGATGCCGGGTGGAACTTCGTGACGACGATGCGCGTGAGCTCGCCGGGGTCGCGGCCGGCCGCGCGCGCGGCATCCGCGATGCCGGCGTCGACGGCCGCGAGCCGTTCGGCGAGGGGCGGCTCGGAGTCCACTACTTCAGGAAGTCGGGGATGTCCAGGTCGGCGTCGTCGTCGAAGTCCTCGAGCGAGGCCACCACGGGCACCTCGGGCTCGCGGGACCAGCCCTCGGCGTCCGGCACCTCGGGCGTCGCGCCCGCCGCTCCGACCGCGACCGGTACGGGGGCCTCGACGTAGCTGCTGCGCTTCTCGGGCTGCGCGGGACGCACGATCGGCTCGCCGCCGTCGAATCCGGCCGCGATGACCGTGACGCGCACCTCGTCGCCGAGGGTGTCGTCGATGACGGCGCCGAAGATGATGTTCGCCTCGGGGTGCACGGCCTCCTGCACGAGGCGGGCCGCGTCGTTGATCTCGAAGATGCCGAGGTTCGACCCGCCCTGGATCGACAGCAGCACGCCGTGCGCGCCGTCGATCGAGGCCTCGAGGAGCGGCGAGGCCACGGCGAGCTCGGCCGCCTTGATGGCGCGGTCGGCCCCCCGGCTCGCGCCGATGCCCATGAGCGCGGAGCCAGCGCCCTGCATGACCGACTTGACGTCGGCGAAGTCGAGGTTGATGAGGCCGGGGGTCGTGATGAGGTCGGTGATGCCCTGCACACCGGCGAGGAGCACCTGGTCGGCGGTCGAGAAGGCCTCGAGCATCGAGATGCCGCGGTCGCTGATCTCGAGGAGGCGGTCGTTCGGCACGACGATGAGCGTGTCGACCTCGTTCTTGAGCGCCGCGACGCCCACCTCGGCCTGCGCCTGGCGGCGCTTGCCCTCGAAGCCGAAGGGCTTGGTGACGACGCCGATCGTGAGGGCGCCGATGGACTTCGCGATGCGCGCGACGACGGGCGCGCCGCCCGTGCCGGTGCCGCCGCCCTCGCCCGCGGTCACGAAGACCATGTCGGCGCCGGTCAGGGCCTCCTCGATCTCCTCCGCGTGGTCTTCGGCGGCGCGTCGGCCGACCTCGGGATCGGCGCCCGCGCCGAGTCCGCGGGTGAGCTCACGGCCCACGTCGAGCTTGACGTCGGCGTCGCTCATGAGCAGCGCCTGGGCGTCGGTGTTGATGGCGATGAACTCGACGCCGCGCAGGCCGAGCTCGATCATCCGGTTCACCGCGTTCACGCCACCGCCGCCGATACCGACGACCTTGATGACGGCGAGGTAGTTCTGGTTCGAAGTCACGTCCGGCCTCCTGGAGAAAACCCTCAACCTCTACTTGAGGTTTGGAGTCTTTCTCAGTACTGTTGATTGCCCTCACGGTAAGCGCCCGCGACGCGCGCACCCCCGCGACACCCCGCGTGTCGCGAAACCGGAGAGCTCAGTCGGCGCGGAAGACCGCGGTGCCGGGAGCCGACACGTCGTAGAGGCCCGGACCGCTGCCGGCGTGGATCGCGAGCAGGGCGGCGAGCACGCGCGCCTTGTGGTCCGAACGGTCGGCGCTCCCCCACTCGACACGCTGATCCGAGCCAGCGAGCGTCAGCGTGACGTTGTCGCGCGTCGTGGCCGACACCGTGTCGAGCTGCGCGTGGAGCGACTCGGGCAGCGCCAGGAGCACCTCCGCGACCGAGCGGAACGCGGCCGAGTCGACGTCGTCCCCCTCGACGCGGATCACCGGCATCCCCGGGGTGCGCTCGGTCGTCGTCGCGATCACGACACCGGCCGGGTCCACGAGGTCGAACTCGGCGCCCCGCACGATCGTGCCGACCGGCGTGCGCTCGGTGATGTGCACGAGCAGGGTGCCGGGCGGGATGAGCTCGGTCGTGTAGCTGCGGATGAGGGTGAACTGCCCGAGCTCGTCGCGGATGCGGGACTCGTCGAGCAGGGCGAGCGGCACCCCGAGCTGGCCGTCGATCGCGTCGGTCAGCTGCGCGGGGTCGAGGCGGCTCGTGCCGTCGACCTGCACCTCGCGGAGGGCGAGCAGCGGGGAGTACACGGCGCCGACGCTCAGCGCGACGAGCATGACGACGATGCCGACGCCCGTGGCCCACGCGATCCGGCGACGCCGCACGCGACGGGTGAACCGCTTGAGCTCCTGCTTCTCGTAGCGCTTGCGCGCGCGCTCGGCCGCGCGGAGCTCCGCGGCGGCGACCCGATCCGCCGAGGGCC encodes:
- a CDS encoding DUF3043 domain-containing protein, with translation MPKNTPTDPTADAPENPESAPSAGKGHATPTRKEQEAARKRPLVPEDRKAASRESKAKLAEQRERARVGMANGEEKFLPIRDKGPQKKYVRDYVDARWSAGELLLPLMFLVILTYFVPYVEVAYYALIAVWVFIILVAVDCLVMCAQLQKKLTAKFGEGKVEKFRWYATMRAVQLRALRLPKPQVKRGKFPA
- the hisD gene encoding histidinol dehydrogenase, producing MIQTLDLRGTRPTRAELGALIPRARVDVAVASEAAHALIEEVRERGSAALLDQSERFDRVRPARLRVGADEIAAAVEALDPAVRAALEEAIVRVRRASAAQVPAPAVTELGPGARVEQRWQPVRRAGFYVPGGKAVYPSSVVMNVVPAQVAGVASVVLASPPQAQFGGSVHPTILAAAGLLGVDDVFAMGGAGAIGAFAYGVPDAGLEAVDMVTGPGNVFVAAAKRLVRGVVGIDAEAGPTEILVIADGTADPALVAADLLSQAEHDELAAAILVTDAPQLAEAVVAELERQLAATTHRDRAGAALDAPQSALVLVDDLAAAAEFSNLYGPEHLELQTADPDAVLADITDAGAIFVGPFSPVSLGDYLAGSNHVLPTGGQARFSSGLGAATFLRPQQVVRYEREALREVADRIRAFSDAEELPAHGDAVVARFE
- a CDS encoding flavin reductase family protein yields the protein MAAPPEQLDPVMEDSSSTPHEPRIVDDLSAFKLAFRRLAAGVSVVTARDPDGRPVGFTATSLASLAAVPPLATFNMARVSSAWRAIEQTDHVIIHILGARNAGVAAHMAADHDRRFDGDHWSPGPLGLPLLDDVPAWMLGRIVGRYPVHDNAVIVAQIEDGGLGAPDEALLYHERTFLRPGDPA
- a CDS encoding quinone-dependent dihydroorotate dehydrogenase, with the protein product MYRLLFRLVLSRFDPETAHHLAFVVIRILGWPLLRPLTRALTRPAAAHEVRTLGLLFPSPFGLAAGFDKEALGIAGLGALGFGHVEVGTITARPQPGNPKPRLFRLIPDRAVVNRMGFNNAGAVAAAPRIARARRARIRPVIGVNIGKTKVVPVEEAIEDYLVSTRLLAPHADYLVVNVSSPNTPGLRGLQELDKLEPLLTAVRDAAGEVPVLVKIAPDLTDDQALRIAELVQRIRLAGIVATNTTLSREGLTTDAAVVAAAGEGGLSGAPLAARSLAMLRLLRETVGPELCLISVGGVTTAAEVRERLDAGATLVQGYTAFLYEGPFWARAVNRGL
- the nrdR gene encoding transcriptional regulator NrdR, with translation MFCPFCRHPDSRVIDSRTSDDGLSIRRRRQCPECGRRFSTTETASLNVIKRSGIVEPFSREKIVSGVRKACQGRPVSDADLALLAQRVEETIRATGVAQIDANDIGLAILPPLRELDEVAYLRFASVYQGFDSLEDFESAITLLRVEHAAAHEPAVATGDDS